One genomic window of Evansella cellulosilytica DSM 2522 includes the following:
- the cmpA gene encoding cortex morphogenetic protein CmpA, with protein sequence MPSWLQRQLKEAYQQKDMRQVRLLNQCWFYYKKTIPTSSQKQNEV encoded by the coding sequence ATGCCTTCTTGGCTTCAAAGGCAACTGAAGGAAGCCTATCAACAAAAAGACATGAGGCAGGTAAGGCTCTTAAATCAATGTTGGTTTTATTATAAAAAGACAATCCCAACGTCTTCTCAAAAGCAAAATGAAGTATGA
- a CDS encoding SprT family protein, protein MTNKELQELVETISEEYFYKPFKHKAFFNSRLRTSGGRYSLSTHDIEINPKQMEHFGIEELTKIIKHELCHYHLHIEGKGYMHKDADFKTLLKKVGGSRFCKTIPNPRQRSSKIHVYACTKCNISFKRKRRFNTEKYVCGGCKGRIKLVKTIS, encoded by the coding sequence ATGACGAACAAGGAACTTCAGGAGTTAGTGGAGACAATATCAGAGGAGTACTTTTATAAACCATTTAAACATAAAGCCTTTTTTAATTCCCGTTTACGTACTTCGGGAGGGAGATATTCTTTATCTACACACGATATTGAGATTAATCCAAAGCAAATGGAGCATTTCGGAATAGAGGAACTAACGAAGATAATCAAGCACGAACTTTGCCACTACCATTTACATATTGAAGGAAAAGGATATATGCACAAAGATGCCGATTTTAAAACATTGTTGAAAAAGGTAGGGGGTTCTAGATTCTGCAAAACAATTCCTAACCCCCGCCAGCGATCATCGAAAATACATGTATACGCTTGTACAAAATGCAATATATCATTCAAAAGAAAAAGACGGTTCAACACTGAAAAGTATGTTTGTGGCGGTTGCAAAGGGAGGATAAAACTGGTAAAAACAATTTCTTGA
- a CDS encoding methyl-accepting chemotaxis protein, with protein MFKWSNRSLSFKYGSVYVLTIILFLVSALLVNYLLEETRSEVASMNQSADNSQKIAQMEVLMQERFTILAQHMINPQNTSEANFNNTVNEFNSLLDSLEAYIDSDEKQTLLNVALDNDYAIIDIFENYITLRESEKSANFNRGQLEQARRSFQQSTFSLNQLKNIFESEREEMVGTTYQSFDRTNQILTFSILISVIIGTLILVVVNRDVKKRLTNILSFSEKIENGDLTVNNINMNGKDEFSKISTSLNTMKSGIEEILGDISNVSNNINDKSEDLEQSATFLNDVSKNVSSKLNELIAIVEEQSAAVVQISHTNESFNGRINTIEKSSMNMKESSLEVASTTKEGIELMNESVSNIDSINRMVANSASKVNVLVEKAADISQITELINKVAEKTNLLALNASIEAARAGSYGRGFAVVAEEIRSLSSEVNQSINDMNIIIQGIQQEADEVEKVLLSSNEKTQEEQKKMEKNISYLTNNASSIDDLVNNIDSIYTSLLTMTKESDEINDSLEELTRMSEKTTLYINEASDSIYEQNNIIHNINDHSSDLYTSVGQLNASMSRFSVKGVSRKTE; from the coding sequence TTGTTTAAATGGTCGAATAGAAGTTTATCATTCAAGTATGGTTCTGTTTATGTTTTGACGATAATTTTATTTTTAGTATCCGCATTACTTGTTAATTATCTATTAGAAGAGACGAGAAGTGAAGTAGCTAGCATGAATCAAAGTGCGGATAACTCGCAAAAAATAGCGCAAATGGAAGTGCTCATGCAAGAACGCTTTACGATATTAGCACAGCATATGATAAATCCACAAAATACTTCAGAGGCAAACTTTAATAATACAGTTAATGAATTTAACTCCCTTTTAGATAGCCTTGAAGCATATATAGATTCCGATGAAAAACAAACATTACTTAACGTAGCACTCGATAATGATTATGCAATCATTGATATTTTCGAAAACTACATCACTTTGAGAGAGAGTGAAAAAAGCGCCAACTTTAACCGTGGTCAACTTGAGCAAGCGCGACGTAGTTTTCAACAAAGCACCTTCTCTCTAAATCAACTAAAGAATATATTTGAAAGTGAAAGAGAAGAAATGGTCGGCACCACTTATCAAAGTTTTGATAGAACAAATCAAATATTAACATTTTCGATTCTTATTTCAGTGATTATTGGAACGCTCATTTTAGTTGTTGTTAACCGTGACGTTAAAAAACGCTTAACAAACATACTATCTTTTAGTGAAAAAATTGAAAATGGTGACTTAACTGTAAACAATATTAATATGAATGGGAAGGATGAATTCTCAAAAATTTCAACTTCATTAAATACAATGAAATCTGGTATCGAAGAAATTTTAGGGGATATCTCCAATGTATCAAATAATATTAATGATAAAAGTGAAGATCTCGAACAATCTGCGACATTTTTAAATGATGTTAGTAAAAATGTTTCTAGTAAATTAAATGAGCTTATAGCGATAGTGGAAGAGCAATCTGCTGCAGTCGTTCAAATTTCTCACACTAACGAAAGCTTTAACGGTAGAATTAATACTATTGAAAAATCTAGTATGAACATGAAAGAATCCTCTTTAGAAGTTGCCTCTACAACAAAAGAGGGAATAGAATTAATGAATGAATCTGTTTCTAATATTGATTCGATTAATCGCATGGTTGCTAACTCTGCTTCTAAGGTGAACGTTTTAGTAGAGAAGGCAGCCGATATATCGCAAATTACAGAACTTATTAATAAAGTTGCTGAGAAAACAAATCTATTAGCACTTAATGCTAGTATTGAAGCTGCTCGTGCTGGAAGTTACGGAAGAGGCTTTGCCGTTGTAGCTGAAGAGATTCGTAGCTTGTCATCTGAAGTCAATCAATCGATAAACGATATGAACATTATTATTCAAGGGATACAGCAAGAAGCAGATGAAGTCGAAAAAGTACTTCTATCTTCTAACGAAAAGACACAAGAAGAACAAAAGAAAATGGAGAAAAATATTTCTTATTTAACTAACAATGCAAGCTCTATTGACGATTTAGTAAATAATATTGATAGTATTTATACTAGTTTATTAACTATGACAAAAGAAAGCGATGAAATTAACGACTCTCTAGAAGAGCTAACTCGTATGTCTGAAAAAACAACCTTATATATAAATGAAGCTAGCGACTCCATTTATGAGCAAAATAACATCATTCATAATATTAATGATCACTCGAGTGATTTATACACTTCTGTAGGTCAATTAAATGCTTCGATGAGCCGTTTTTCTGTTAAAGGAGTTTCTAGAAAAACTGAATAG
- a CDS encoding trans-sulfuration enzyme family protein codes for MRFETKNVHFQEKLDHTEMSKTKPIYQTSAFSFHDLDDMESFFKGEKSYLYTRVGNPNTDDLGKGVADLEGADKGAAASSGISAILAAVLAVAKSGDHIIATEDLYGGTYQLMAKELIDFGIETSFVDFTNKDSVINAIKDNTVLLYSESITNPLLRVENIEQVVGIAKEYKLKTIIDNTFATPYLIRPHESGVDLVVHSATKYIGGHSDLSAGVVTGSNALMSKVKAKITNIGSNLGPFDGWLACRGLKTLSLRMERQSRNASTLANYLASNENIKKVYYPTAASKKGNGAIVSIELAEHVDVHQFFRQLSWVKVVPTLAGVETSVTYPLGTSHRSVPEATRERLGVSTNLVRISVGIEDEEDIVEAFTEALSFS; via the coding sequence ATGCGATTTGAAACAAAAAACGTACACTTTCAAGAAAAGCTAGATCATACAGAAATGAGTAAGACAAAACCAATATATCAGACTTCTGCTTTTTCTTTTCACGACTTAGATGATATGGAATCGTTCTTCAAAGGGGAGAAATCTTATTTATATACGAGAGTAGGGAATCCGAACACGGACGATTTAGGAAAGGGAGTAGCTGATTTGGAAGGTGCAGATAAAGGTGCTGCTGCATCCTCTGGCATTTCGGCAATATTAGCAGCCGTATTAGCAGTAGCAAAATCAGGGGACCACATTATTGCTACTGAGGATTTATATGGTGGCACGTATCAGCTAATGGCGAAGGAACTAATAGATTTTGGGATCGAAACTAGCTTCGTGGACTTTACAAATAAAGATAGCGTTATAAACGCTATAAAAGATAATACAGTGTTACTTTATTCAGAATCTATTACCAACCCATTACTAAGAGTAGAAAACATCGAGCAAGTAGTTGGGATTGCAAAAGAATATAAGTTGAAAACAATTATTGATAACACGTTTGCGACACCATATTTAATTAGACCGCATGAATCTGGTGTTGATCTTGTCGTTCATAGTGCTACGAAGTATATCGGTGGACATAGTGACTTATCGGCTGGAGTAGTGACTGGGAGCAATGCATTAATGAGTAAAGTAAAGGCGAAAATCACAAACATCGGCAGTAACCTAGGGCCATTTGATGGCTGGTTAGCTTGCCGGGGGTTGAAAACACTAAGTCTACGTATGGAACGTCAATCACGTAATGCTAGTACTTTAGCTAACTATTTAGCGAGCAATGAAAATATTAAAAAGGTCTACTATCCAACAGCAGCTTCAAAAAAAGGAAATGGCGCCATTGTATCCATTGAATTAGCTGAACATGTAGATGTTCATCAGTTTTTTAGACAATTGAGTTGGGTGAAGGTTGTTCCGACATTAGCTGGTGTAGAAACTTCTGTAACATATCCTTTAGGTACATCGCATCGATCAGTACCTGAAGCAACGAGAGAAAGATTAGGTGTATCAACAAATTTAGTGCGTATCTCTGTTGGGATTGAAGATGAAGAGGATATTGTAGAGGCATTTACAGAGGCATTATCGTTTTCATAA
- the thiL gene encoding thiamine-phosphate kinase, which yields MNNEVNWIRGITPNKHHQQQLKVGIGDDAAIYGHDKKMESVVAVDTMVEGIHFTKQTMPMKSIGHKALAVNISDIAAMGAIPQYYLVSIAIPKTSWKKKELNDIYNGMNELATVWSMDLIGGDTVSTNDALVISVTVIGKVEKERRLLRSNARCGDVVFVTGELGLSAYGLQALLEKGYENIDDDELLPYLQAHQKPDPHVRAGRLLANCGYRIALNDISDGLASEAKEIADASQVTVELDWAAIPTTNKLKEYPQEKQEEWLLYGGEDFKLVGTIGKENWEKLKAAFQAHSLPIFKIGSILTGNSEVLLKKENKREVLKKTGYGHL from the coding sequence ATGAACAATGAAGTTAATTGGATAAGAGGTATTACCCCAAACAAGCACCATCAACAACAATTAAAAGTTGGTATTGGTGACGATGCTGCCATTTATGGACATGATAAAAAAATGGAGTCTGTCGTTGCAGTAGATACGATGGTTGAGGGGATACACTTTACAAAGCAAACAATGCCAATGAAGTCCATTGGACATAAAGCATTAGCAGTCAATATCAGTGATATTGCAGCAATGGGTGCCATTCCACAATATTACCTCGTTTCTATCGCTATTCCTAAAACAAGCTGGAAAAAGAAAGAACTGAATGATATCTATAATGGGATGAATGAGCTGGCTACCGTTTGGAGTATGGACTTAATTGGTGGAGATACGGTTTCAACAAACGATGCACTCGTTATTTCAGTAACAGTAATAGGAAAAGTGGAAAAAGAGAGAAGGCTGCTCCGCTCAAATGCGAGATGCGGAGACGTCGTTTTTGTTACAGGAGAATTAGGCTTATCGGCCTATGGCTTACAAGCGCTTCTTGAAAAAGGCTATGAAAATATTGATGACGATGAGTTGCTGCCATATTTACAGGCACACCAAAAGCCTGATCCACATGTAAGAGCAGGACGCTTGTTAGCAAACTGTGGATATAGAATAGCTCTTAATGACATAAGCGATGGACTGGCAAGTGAAGCGAAAGAAATCGCTGACGCAAGTCAAGTTACAGTAGAATTGGACTGGGCAGCGATCCCTACTACAAATAAGCTGAAGGAATATCCACAGGAAAAACAAGAAGAGTGGCTCCTTTATGGGGGAGAAGATTTTAAACTTGTCGGGACTATTGGGAAGGAAAATTGGGAAAAGTTAAAAGCGGCTTTTCAAGCTCATTCGTTACCAATATTTAAAATAGGTTCTATTTTAACAGGAAATAGTGAAGTATTATTAAAAAAAGAGAATAAGCGAGAAGTATTAAAGAAAACTGGATATGGTCATTTATAG
- the tsaE gene encoding tRNA (adenosine(37)-N6)-threonylcarbamoyltransferase complex ATPase subunit type 1 TsaE, whose translation MIYEWEMKSSSIEETTQLAEKLATHLAKGDVVTLEGDLGAGKTSFTKGLAKGLGVTRNVNSPTFTIIKEYEGKHMMLYHMDAYRVEEEYEDLGLEEYFEGEGVTVIEWPSMIAEQLPQERLSIHIQYTGETTRNIVITAFGQRYISICKEIFEA comes from the coding sequence ATGATATACGAATGGGAAATGAAGTCTAGCTCAATAGAAGAAACAACGCAACTGGCTGAAAAACTAGCCACTCATCTGGCGAAGGGTGATGTGGTTACGTTAGAAGGCGATTTAGGTGCAGGGAAGACGAGCTTTACTAAAGGCTTAGCAAAAGGATTAGGTGTAACGAGAAACGTAAATAGCCCAACCTTTACTATTATTAAAGAGTATGAAGGAAAGCATATGATGCTATACCACATGGATGCTTACCGAGTAGAAGAGGAATATGAAGATTTAGGATTAGAGGAATATTTTGAAGGTGAGGGGGTCACTGTTATTGAGTGGCCAAGTATGATTGCCGAACAGCTCCCACAAGAGCGGTTGTCGATTCATATTCAATATACCGGAGAAACTACTAGAAACATTGTAATTACTGCGTTTGGTCAAAGGTACATATCAATTTGTAAGGAGATTTTTGAAGCATGA
- the tsaB gene encoding tRNA (adenosine(37)-N6)-threonylcarbamoyltransferase complex dimerization subunit type 1 TsaB, producing MNGLAIDTSTYVMGVAVMKDGELAGEFMTNMKKNHSLRLMPAIRKLLEEVDLTPEQLNRIVVAEGPGSYTGVRIGVTTAKTLAWSLNIPVVGVSSLEIIAQHGRYTEGVISPFIDARRGQVYTGLYQSKNGIVKRVRDDQIIQHEDWLQSLREEGENVFFASPDMDKHVEGIKRILGEAAMIGGVTEMAPRPGELIKLGMEKEVDVSTHEFSPNYIRMAEAETKWLAAKKEGQS from the coding sequence ATGAACGGATTAGCGATAGACACATCTACATATGTCATGGGAGTTGCAGTAATGAAAGATGGGGAGTTGGCTGGCGAGTTCATGACAAACATGAAAAAAAATCATTCACTACGTCTCATGCCAGCTATTAGAAAACTATTAGAAGAAGTGGATTTGACACCAGAACAACTCAATAGAATTGTTGTTGCTGAAGGGCCGGGTTCCTATACAGGGGTTAGAATAGGTGTGACGACGGCTAAAACACTAGCGTGGTCGTTAAATATACCTGTAGTTGGTGTATCAAGTTTAGAGATTATTGCACAGCATGGTCGCTATACAGAGGGAGTTATCTCTCCTTTTATTGATGCGCGGAGAGGACAAGTGTATACAGGGCTATATCAATCAAAAAATGGAATCGTGAAACGTGTCCGAGACGATCAAATCATCCAGCATGAAGATTGGTTGCAAAGCCTACGGGAAGAAGGGGAAAATGTATTTTTTGCGAGTCCAGATATGGATAAGCATGTAGAAGGAATTAAACGTATTTTAGGGGAAGCTGCCATGATAGGTGGAGTGACGGAAATGGCACCACGTCCAGGAGAACTTATCAAGCTAGGGATGGAAAAAGAAGTGGATGTCAGTACACATGAGTTTTCCCCAAATTATATTAGAATGGCCGAAGCCGAAACGAAATGGCTAGCAGCGAAAAAAGAAGGACAATCTTAA
- the rimI gene encoding ribosomal protein S18-alanine N-acetyltransferase: MGVEVNVRRMDISDLGDVLEVELDAFPNPWSRKAFINELTTNQFAYYIVAVVEGRVVGYAGVWVVIDEAHITNIAVHSAYQRMGIGDLLLKGILEIAKMLGANKATLEVRVSNDKAKSLYEKHGFENGGIRKNYYTDNNEDAQIMWVMLE, from the coding sequence ATGGGGGTAGAGGTAAACGTTAGGAGAATGGATATAAGTGACCTTGGAGATGTCCTAGAGGTAGAATTAGATGCATTTCCGAACCCATGGAGTCGTAAAGCATTTATTAATGAGTTAACGACAAATCAATTTGCATATTATATCGTTGCAGTAGTGGAAGGACGAGTCGTTGGCTATGCAGGCGTATGGGTTGTGATAGACGAAGCACATATTACTAATATCGCTGTCCACTCTGCATATCAAAGAATGGGTATCGGTGATTTACTTTTAAAAGGAATATTAGAAATTGCTAAAATGTTAGGGGCAAACAAGGCGACATTGGAAGTAAGAGTCTCAAATGATAAAGCGAAATCATTATATGAGAAGCATGGATTTGAAAATGGAGGCATCAGGAAAAATTATTATACAGATAATAATGAGGATGCGCAGATTATGTGGGTGATGTTAGAGTGA
- the tsaD gene encoding tRNA (adenosine(37)-N6)-threonylcarbamoyltransferase complex transferase subunit TsaD, whose translation MTKNMILSIETSCDETSVAVVKNGREVLSNIVSSQIESHKRFGGVVPEIASRHHVEQITYILEEAMREADVSFKDIDAIAVTEGPGLVGALLIGVNAAKAVAFAHNKPLIGVHHIAGHIYANHIVEELTFPLLTLVVSGGHTELVYMTEHGSFEVIGETRDDAVGEAYDKVARTLGLPYPGGPHVDKLAQEGEATIDLPRAWLEPGSYDFSFSGLKSAVINTLHNAKQKGITLPIENVAASFQESVIEVLVTKTIQAAEEKKVNRILLAGGVAANKGLRSALKKACEEKGLTLTIPPLSLCTDNAAMIGAAGAIAFEKGKRANDWLNGEPGLILK comes from the coding sequence GTGACAAAAAATATGATATTAAGTATTGAAACTAGCTGTGATGAAACATCTGTCGCAGTAGTGAAAAATGGCCGTGAAGTTTTAAGTAATATCGTTTCTTCTCAAATTGAAAGTCATAAACGATTTGGCGGGGTTGTCCCAGAGATTGCATCACGACATCATGTAGAACAAATCACGTATATATTAGAGGAAGCGATGCGCGAAGCAGACGTGTCTTTTAAAGATATAGATGCAATTGCAGTAACGGAAGGACCTGGATTAGTTGGGGCATTGTTAATCGGAGTAAATGCTGCTAAGGCAGTTGCATTTGCTCATAATAAGCCTTTAATCGGAGTTCACCATATTGCTGGCCATATTTACGCAAACCATATCGTCGAGGAGTTGACCTTTCCTTTACTGACGTTAGTCGTATCTGGAGGACATACAGAGCTAGTGTATATGACAGAACATGGATCATTTGAAGTAATTGGTGAAACGCGTGATGATGCGGTTGGCGAAGCATATGATAAAGTAGCACGCACGCTAGGATTGCCGTACCCAGGCGGTCCACATGTGGATAAGCTCGCACAAGAAGGAGAAGCAACGATAGATCTCCCAAGAGCCTGGTTAGAACCTGGATCATATGACTTTAGTTTTAGCGGATTAAAGTCAGCCGTTATTAATACATTACACAATGCAAAGCAAAAAGGTATCACATTACCTATTGAAAACGTTGCAGCAAGCTTCCAAGAAAGTGTCATAGAAGTGCTTGTCACTAAAACGATACAAGCCGCAGAGGAGAAGAAAGTGAATCGAATACTGCTCGCGGGTGGTGTTGCTGCAAACAAAGGCTTACGGAGCGCGCTTAAAAAAGCGTGTGAAGAAAAAGGACTAACGTTAACGATCCCACCATTATCACTATGCACAGATAATGCAGCCATGATTGGTGCGGCAGGTGCTATCGCTTTTGAGAAAGGCAAACGTGCTAACGATTGGTTAAATGGTGAACCAGGATTAATATTAAAATAA
- a CDS encoding ABC-F family ATP-binding cassette domain-containing protein gives MILLQCVQLSKSFGAERILSNVKLEVQSRERVALVGRNGAGKSTLLKIIAGDLSFDSGDLIIPKNVSIGYLAQDSGLNTDRSIWEEMNTVFVHLKQMEKQLRKLEEKMSNPNQSDYEKVLSDYDQLQQDFKDAGGYQYEADIRGILSGLNFAHFDYNTTVNTLSGGQKTRLALGKLLLSKPDLLILDEPTNHLDIETLTWLENYLSSYDGAILVVSHDRYFLDRIVNQVYELSFNETTKYPGNYSNYLEEKAKRLEIELKRFEKQQEEMKRLEDFVQRNIARASTTKRAQSRRKQLEKMTPLDRPIDDDHSAKFRFNINKQSGNDVLSIENLSVGFNGNTLFENINLKITRGESVALIGPNGIGKSTLIKAISKKLSPIAGQINYGSNVKIGYYDQEQTELTSNKTVLQELWDEYPQTPEKDIRTVLGNFLFSGDDVLKIVYDLSGGEKARLALAKLMMLNANLLILDEPTNHLDIDSKEVLESALIDYPGTLLFVSHDRYFVNRMATRVAELSSTKITDYLGDYDYYVTKKLEQEELKKLAEKKAAATRTASPEKQSSEGSAKHDYEREKELKKKERQRQRRIEELEVLIEKEETSIAQWEEDLCDPVIYQDHEKSLELNNNIEKSKANVDKWMEEWEQLQDE, from the coding sequence ATGATCTTATTACAATGTGTACAATTGTCAAAATCCTTCGGAGCAGAGAGAATTTTATCAAATGTAAAGCTTGAGGTACAAAGCCGTGAACGTGTAGCATTAGTCGGTCGTAATGGTGCCGGTAAATCTACACTTCTAAAAATTATTGCTGGTGACCTCTCATTTGACTCTGGAGATTTAATCATACCTAAAAACGTTTCAATCGGTTACCTTGCACAGGATAGTGGGTTAAACACCGATCGTTCCATTTGGGAAGAGATGAACACTGTATTTGTTCATTTAAAACAAATGGAGAAACAGCTAAGAAAACTAGAAGAAAAAATGAGTAATCCGAATCAAAGTGACTATGAAAAAGTTTTATCAGATTATGATCAATTACAGCAAGATTTCAAAGATGCAGGTGGCTATCAATACGAAGCAGATATACGTGGTATATTATCTGGCTTAAATTTTGCTCACTTTGACTATAACACGACTGTAAACACTTTAAGTGGCGGCCAAAAAACGCGACTAGCTCTTGGAAAGCTCCTCCTATCAAAGCCTGATCTATTAATTTTAGATGAGCCGACAAACCACTTAGATATAGAAACTCTTACATGGCTTGAAAATTATTTATCTAGTTATGATGGCGCGATACTCGTAGTATCACATGACCGTTATTTTCTTGACCGTATTGTTAATCAAGTATACGAGCTGTCATTTAACGAGACGACTAAGTATCCTGGCAACTATAGTAACTATTTAGAGGAAAAAGCGAAACGCCTTGAAATAGAATTAAAGCGGTTTGAAAAACAGCAGGAAGAAATGAAACGGCTTGAAGACTTTGTTCAACGTAATATTGCTCGAGCTTCCACTACTAAAAGAGCACAAAGTAGAAGAAAACAGCTAGAAAAAATGACGCCATTAGATCGGCCTATCGATGATGACCATTCTGCAAAGTTCCGGTTTAACATTAATAAGCAGAGCGGAAACGACGTACTATCCATTGAAAATCTGTCTGTAGGCTTTAATGGGAACACACTATTTGAAAACATTAATTTAAAGATAACGCGCGGAGAAAGCGTTGCTTTAATTGGACCAAACGGAATCGGAAAATCAACGTTGATTAAAGCGATTTCCAAAAAATTATCCCCGATAGCTGGTCAGATCAATTACGGTAGTAACGTTAAAATTGGCTATTACGATCAGGAGCAAACGGAATTAACATCTAATAAGACGGTGCTTCAAGAACTGTGGGACGAATATCCACAAACGCCAGAAAAAGATATTCGTACCGTTTTAGGGAATTTTTTATTTAGTGGTGATGACGTCTTAAAGATTGTTTATGATCTTAGCGGTGGAGAAAAAGCAAGATTAGCACTTGCGAAGCTTATGATGCTTAACGCAAACTTGCTAATACTTGATGAGCCGACAAACCACCTCGATATTGATAGTAAAGAAGTATTAGAATCTGCACTCATTGATTATCCAGGAACTCTCCTTTTTGTATCTCACGACCGTTACTTTGTGAATAGAATGGCAACAAGAGTAGCTGAATTATCTTCGACAAAAATAACGGACTATTTAGGTGATTACGACTATTACGTCACGAAAAAGTTAGAGCAAGAAGAGCTAAAAAAATTAGCCGAAAAAAAAGCTGCTGCAACTCGAACAGCTAGTCCTGAAAAGCAATCTAGCGAAGGCTCCGCCAAGCATGACTATGAGCGTGAAAAGGAATTAAAGAAAAAAGAACGCCAGCGTCAAAGACGGATAGAGGAGTTAGAAGTACTCATTGAAAAAGAAGAAACAAGTATTGCTCAATGGGAGGAAGACCTGTGCGATCCAGTTATATACCAGGATCACGAAAAATCGCTTGAGCTAAATAACAATATAGAAAAGTCAAAAGCCAATGTAGATAAATGGATGGAAGAATGGGAACAGCTGCAGGATGAATAA
- the moaC gene encoding cyclic pyranopterin monophosphate synthase MoaC produces the protein MSSFTHFNEQGRAKMVDISDKGETVRTAVAKGSIQVNKEIYDGIQQGTMKKGDVLAVAQVAGIMAAKNTSQWIPMCHPLSLSGVNIHFDWETSESEYTLHIEASVKTKGSTGVEMEALTAVSATALTIYDMCKAVDKGMIIGENYLLEKTGGKNGDFKR, from the coding sequence TTGAGTTCGTTCACGCATTTTAATGAACAAGGGAGAGCCAAAATGGTCGACATCTCCGATAAAGGAGAAACAGTGCGAACAGCTGTTGCAAAAGGAAGCATCCAAGTAAATAAAGAAATATACGATGGCATTCAACAAGGGACAATGAAAAAAGGAGATGTTTTAGCTGTTGCTCAAGTAGCAGGTATTATGGCTGCAAAAAACACATCACAATGGATACCTATGTGTCACCCTTTATCTTTGTCGGGAGTTAACATACATTTTGATTGGGAAACTAGTGAAAGTGAATACACGTTACATATCGAAGCAAGTGTAAAGACAAAAGGAAGCACAGGTGTTGAAATGGAAGCGCTAACAGCCGTGTCAGCAACGGCTTTAACGATTTACGACATGTGCAAAGCAGTTGACAAAGGAATGATAATAGGAGAAAATTACTTGCTTGAAAAAACAGGTGGGAAGAACGGCGACTTTAAAAGATAG
- a CDS encoding redox-sensing transcriptional repressor Rex, with the protein MDIEQAKIPQATAKRLPLYYRFLESLQSSGKHRVSSSELSEAVKVDSATIRRDFSYFGALGKKGYGYNVNYLLTFFRKTLDQDEVTKVILVGVGNLGTALLNYNFSKSNNMRIEMAFDVDENKVGQEIGNVSIHHLNNIEELIQGEIEVAILTVPANAAQPIADQLVKAGIKGILNFTPARLSVPENVRIHHIDLSVELQSLVYFLKHYPM; encoded by the coding sequence GTGGATATTGAACAAGCCAAAATACCGCAAGCAACAGCAAAACGTCTACCGCTTTATTATCGATTTTTAGAGAGCCTGCAATCTTCTGGAAAACATCGTGTATCGTCCTCTGAGTTAAGTGAAGCAGTAAAGGTAGACTCAGCAACAATCAGACGTGATTTTTCCTATTTCGGTGCATTAGGGAAAAAGGGCTATGGGTATAATGTTAACTACTTATTGACTTTTTTTCGTAAGACGCTTGATCAAGATGAAGTGACAAAGGTCATTTTAGTAGGAGTAGGTAATTTAGGAACTGCACTATTAAACTATAATTTTTCCAAAAGTAACAACATGAGAATTGAAATGGCATTTGACGTAGACGAAAACAAAGTGGGACAAGAAATTGGAAACGTTAGCATTCATCATTTAAATAATATTGAAGAGCTGATTCAAGGTGAAATTGAAGTTGCTATTTTAACTGTTCCTGCTAATGCAGCACAGCCAATTGCAGACCAATTAGTAAAAGCAGGGATTAAAGGAATTTTAAACTTTACACCAGCAAGACTATCCGTTCCGGAAAACGTTCGTATTCATCATATTGATTTATCAGTAGAACTACAATCATTAGTTTACTTTTTAAAGCATTATCCAATGTAA